DNA from Gracilinanus agilis isolate LMUSP501 chromosome 3, AgileGrace, whole genome shotgun sequence:
AGTCTAGGTTTGAAGGGAGATATTGAAGTTGTCAAATATAAAGGCATAtgatggggaagagaggaagctAGTGATCCATTTGCTGAATCCCTtgaaatgggaagggaaggaaccaTTTAGAGATTActggataaatagataaatggaacAAAACTGAAAGGAAGAGAGTTTAATGAGGGTCAATGGCAGAGATAGAATATAGAAATGACCATGCAGTGTGAGAAAAGTCTATGAATTCTTCCTTCTGATCCAccgttgttgttttttttttatgagactGACATGGTTGATCTCATGTTTTAGGGATCTCAGTTTGGCAgttgaatgaaggatggattgaagaagCAACTAGTGAGGAAGCTATTGCAGTAGCCCAGGCAAAAGGTGATGCCACCTGATCTTGGATGGTTGTGGTGTGAGTGGTGGAAGGGGACAGAAACAAAATCTGCTTGGGGATGCAGTTGACAAAACCTGGAAACTGATAAAATATATGAGGAGAAACAGGGAAGAGTCAAGGATCCCTTTGAAGTTGCAAAcatgggtgactgggaggatggtgattACCTTAATATAAATGGTGAAATTAGAAGAATGGGTTTCTGCAAAAAAAAGGTGATGAATTGTGTTTGAGATGCTGAAAAGCCTTCTAGGTGAATATAGTCAGAAATAGTCGATAATGAGGgattggagctcaggagagatattaggtttagatctatAGATCTGAGAGTCTTCTGCAGAGAGGTGGTAATTGAACCCATGAGAGCTGAGATCCTCAAGAGGGAGGGTACAGAGAGAAAGACATAGATAATTCTTAAAACTAATTCTTTTGAGTTCTGACCagtatcatctatctatctatctatctatctatctatctatctatctatctatctatctatctatctatctatctatctatctcatctcatctcatctctttctttctctttgacacatgctagttatatatatatgttttggtTGTTGATATCTATTAGTGGGGGAATTTGCACATCTGGTATCATCTATGCAATCATAAGGCTGGATGAAAAGTGTGCAAAAGACACTGGACAAATAAGATAAAGTAGAATTGATTTTCAATAAACTTACTTTCCACTGGAGAGAGGATGCAACACTTATAGAAATAAATCTATTATAAGGGTTAGGGTGACTCTTGAACTGTACTGAAGGAAGGCAAGAATTCTGAGAGGTAGATATGAAAAGAGAGTGTATTCCAAACATGATGGACAACTTTTGCAAATTcaaggaggtgggagatggaatgaaAAGTTCTGGAGGTCCAGTTTGGTTGGAACCTAGAGTTTGTGGAGGgtagataataatataatatgtattatatgtaacattatatataataatctcATAAGGCTAGAAATAGTAGTGGGAATCATATTGTGAAGTGTCTTAAATACTACTCTGAAGAGTGTGTTTTATTTGATAAGTAACAAACAATCACTAAAAATTGTAAGCATGgaaatgatatggtcagacttcTGCCTTAGGAAGGTAATTTTGGTAACTATAGAGAATAGTTTGGAGAGAGAGGAGACTGTAAGAGGCATATTATACTAGTCTAGGTGACTGATAATAATGTCTTTAGGGTAATGGCAGTATTATTAGAGAGAAGAAGACAAATGGAATTGGTGTTGTGGGGGTAGGCTTGACAAGACTGGCAATTTAGGGACTAGCACAGTGCTCTGTTTACAGTGTAGATGCTTAAGCAATATTTgttgaatgcatgaatgaatgctCAGCTCTGTGTTTGGTCCATGgggttcaaaagaaaaaaacatatggtAATTACCCTTATGATACTTGTGGACCTATGCCAAACAGATGTGAATATAGGAGACGAGAGAGGAATGAACTCAGGCTGACTCCAAGTTAACTTATATGAAAGGAAGTATGATGCACTTCCCCCAGAAATAATAAAGTGTGAATGTGATTATCCAATTGGTCACCTGCCTGCTTGATTCTCCCTCAATATCACCTTAGAACTGTGTTCCTTTATCTCTATTCCCAGTAAAATCATTCTATATAGCTTCTCATTATCACCTTCCCAGGTGATTTTAATTATCTTCTAACAATTATTCCCATCTAGACAAACTCCTTACTTCAAACCATTCTTCATACCATTGCCAGAATAACTTTTCTTATGTATATTAAGAAATCTGCACTTAAGTCCTTCCTAAGACATCAATTTAAGTTTCTAAGTTCCCAGGCAAATTTTTAAGATTATACCGATAAACAGCTGGTCTGTTTTGATGGAAAGAGTTTCCACTCATGGAGTTTCCTATTCTGATATAATCATAGCTCCTTATCCTTTCTACCCCTCCAATGCCTCCCCCATATAAATTATAGATTTGGTTATATTAATTTGGATTATGACCCTATCACCCACTGAATAAGGTTCAATCTCCTCTGCCTGGGATTTAAAGTCTCCCTGTCTTTCCAGCCATAATGTGTATCTCTCCTTTTCACACATTATACATTCAGATAGAACTGATATATTTTGCCCTTCAAATATAACTTTTGACTTCTCACTATGTCCTGGCTCATATTGTTTCTTATGTTTGGAATGTCCCCCTTTCATGTATTGAATTCTTATCCATTTTGTAAAGCTCAATTCAATTGTCACCTCATCCCTAGACTTCTTAATGATCGTCCTCCTTAAAGTCTTCATATCTCTTTATTTGGTATCTCTCTAAAGAGTTATCACATGGTACTATgtttgtacatatgtatgtacatatcaCATGGTACACATGGTTATCTGTGCTGGCGTCTTCTTTATTTACTAGACTATAAACTCACTGAGGCCAGGTCCCCTGTCTTATATAAACTTTGAATCTCACCTATTGTCTAGCACTGTGCTCTGTTCACAATGTAGacgcttaagaaatgtttattgaataccTGTGTCACTTGGTCCACCGAgtctgaaagaataaaatatacagATATTACTCTAATGATATTGTTTGTGGATCTAAGACAAATATGTGAACCAGCATGGAAAACCATACAAGGCAGTGTATGTTTGAGGGACCAGATAAGTATCCATTCTCAAGGACAAAGCAGAATTAAGACTTTTGGGTAATCAAGTGAGGTTTGGAGACCCAAATGGCTCTCTGAAATCAAGGACAATGTGGAGGCTGGGAGTCCAAAATGCATTTAATTCTAGTCACTTGTGTGTGTCTTATCCCTTTTCTTACTGGAGAGTAAGTTTCATGAAGGCAGGGATTATGTCTAATAAacctttcttttccccaaagggCCCTGCATTACTTTTTGGGGCAGATAAATGGATGAGTTACTAGATAAATTATAggacataaaaagaaagagacatacgttctcaaggaacttaaatttcaCATGAGAAATGCTCACTGATTAGTTCTGTGTGggcaaagctgggatctttaacCCCTTTGGGGATGGACTTTGGATATAACATGTTAAATTCCTGATCCCTGTTTTAACCTGATTGCCTTTCTTTTCAGGGGCTTGATGGCTTTATTGGGTTGGGAACTGTGGCTGCCTGCCCGCCATGATGTCTCTAAATGACACCAGCTTCCCATCCACATTTTTCCTGGCTGGTATACCGGGTCTGGCTTCTGCACACACTTGGATTTCACTTCCCTTCTTCTCCATGTTCTTCATGGCTGTGACTGGGAATtgcatcctcctcttcctcatcttcacGGATCGTAATCTCCACCAGCCcatgttcttctttctttccatgctCTCCTTTGTTGACCTGGTCCTTTCTCTTTCCACCCTGCCCAAGATGCTCACCATCTTCTGGTTTGATGCCACAGCCATCAGCATCCATGCCTGCCTCATCCAAATGTTCTTCATCCATGCTTTCTCTGCTATGGAATCAGGGGTGCTGGTGGCGATGGCACTGGATCGCTACGTGGCCATCTGTAACCCACTGCGTTACTCTTCTATTCTCACCCCAGTGGTCATCGCCCAAATCGGTGGACTAGTGGTGTTTCGGGGCATCGGACTCACCGTCTCCTTCCCGAGCCTGGCTCGACGTCTGCCCTACTGTAGGTCACACGTCATTGCCTATACCTATTGTGAGCACATGGCGGTGGTGAAACTGGCCTGTGGGGACACCACCGTGGATAACATCAATGCCTTCGTTGTGGCACTCTTCCTGGGGATTGGTGATGTAGCTTTCATCGCTTACTCCTACGGCCGTATCCTACAGACAGTATTGAATTTCCCATCCCGTGAGGCACGGGCCAAGGCAGGGAGTACATGCACTGCCCACGTGattgttattcttttcttttacatgCCAGGTTTCCTGTCTGTTATTATGCAGCGCTTTGGACCACCCACAGCCTCTGCAGCCAaagtcatctttgccaatctctACCTGCTCTTTCCACCTGCTCTCAACCCTATTATCTATGGGGTCAAGACAAAGCAGATCCGGGAGAGGTTGCTCATGATCCTGAATCCCAAGCAGATTGATCCCACCTAAGTTGTATCTTCCTTTTTCTGGGATTTAGCAGGAGTATTGTGGAGGTTCCATCCTGGTAGAATGGGACacccaaagaaggaaagaagaattatGGCATATTAGTATATCTGTGCCCTTTGGCAAAGAGAGGACTCAATGATGTTGCAATGAGAAAGACTCAGGTTACATATTGGGAATATtctatagatcagtggttcccaaacttttttggcctaccaccccctttacagaaaaaatattacttagcgccccctggaaattatgaaactatttattgaactcagagtagaatgtaatacaaaaacagtgtggccatcactgcttccctggatcactgcagcacccaccagggggcggtggtgcccactttgggaatcactctaTAGAGGGTCAATGTAGTTAGGTATTAGAGAAAATGTCTGAGAGAGGCTAGGAATCTattatcaatcaaccaataaatcaATATTGAGAAGCTTCTATGTGTCTATCTCTATACTTGGTGCTCTTATGGAATAATATGATGTGGACCTTATAGCCAATCTGGGAGTAATGCACAGAAATCAATTAGGATATAGTCAAGTGATACTAATAGATAATACTAACTATGAATGCAATTGAGTTCAGGGATAGGAGTGCTAATAattctatatctatttttatctacAGTTTGTGAAAGGCTTTCTTTAAAACTACTCAGTGAGATATATAGTGCAAGTATTATCTTCCCTCTTTCATGATAAGGAAATTGCTTGCATTACTTGTCCATACAGTTAAATGTTAGAACAGTGATTTGAATCTAATTTCTCTCTGCTAATTTACTGTTGTTTCAAATATACCACATTGTATGGCATCTCActttagggatttaaaaaatgatatccttctcctcctcctgtcTTAAGGACAGAATTTGTATAACAACTTCAGAACAGAAAGGGTAGACTTTATTACAAAGATAACTTGGGGTTAAGTCGATATAAACATAAAACTCCACCACTACAGGTCAAAACTGCACCTTTTCCTTtctgtaatatataaatatcctAATCAAAGGACGAAATTCTTTGTAAACTCTATAATTTTCTTGATCTTGACTCCTGAAAGGGTTCTCCTCAATAATCCTCATTCATTCCAAACAATTCATCTCAACCTTCTTTATTattcaccatcatcatcactacaATCATCATATCCATCACTATCTTCAAGGAATCATATAATCTCAcaattggaagggacttctgaTGCTATTTagttaaaattatatgtaaacagAAATCCTTTCTAAAAAATATTCAGTAAGTGGTCACTTATCTTTTGCTTAAAGACTTCCAGTCATCAAAACAACCTGTTAGAggccactaggtggctcagtggatagaaagccaggcctggagatgggagatagatcctgagttcaaatttgacttgagacctttcctagctgtgtattcTTGGGGACGTCCCTTAACTCCATttacctagcctttattgctcttctgccttggaaatggtacttagtattgattctaagaaagaaggtaaggattttaaaaacaaacaaaaaaacaatctggtactggttaagaaatagagtagaggatcagtggaatagattagacactCAACACACATGAGTAAATGATCATACTCCAATATTTGATGAAACCAAAGATTAAAGCTTTTAGAAGAAGAGCTCACCATtcaacaaaaatttctgggaaaactggaaaacaatatggcagaaatgaggcacagaccaacacctcacaccatatacctagataaaataaaaatgggtagataatttagaaataaaggatgataccataaataaattaggagggGTGGGGAACTGTTTACCTGTTAACTTGGTgtataaaggaagaatttgtaacattacaagatataaaatggacaACTTTGGCTACATTAAATAAAatggttttgtataaacaaactcaatgcaaccaagattagaagggaaacaaaaaactaaaaattttttttaggaaatgtttctgacaaaagtctcatttttttaaatttaaaaacccttacctttgtcttggagtcaatactgtgtattggctctaaggcagaacattggtaagggctaggcaatggggctcaagtgacttgcccagggtcacacagctgtgaagtgtctgaggccagatttgaacctaggacctcccatctctaggcctggctctcaatccactgtactacccagctgccccttatttttcaaatatatagagaaccacAATAAATTTATGACGCAAA
Protein-coding regions in this window:
- the LOC123239991 gene encoding olfactory receptor 52K1-like gives rise to the protein MMSLNDTSFPSTFFLAGIPGLASAHTWISLPFFSMFFMAVTGNCILLFLIFTDRNLHQPMFFFLSMLSFVDLVLSLSTLPKMLTIFWFDATAISIHACLIQMFFIHAFSAMESGVLVAMALDRYVAICNPLRYSSILTPVVIAQIGGLVVFRGIGLTVSFPSLARRLPYCRSHVIAYTYCEHMAVVKLACGDTTVDNINAFVVALFLGIGDVAFIAYSYGRILQTVLNFPSREARAKAGSTCTAHVIVILFFYMPGFLSVIMQRFGPPTASAAKVIFANLYLLFPPALNPIIYGVKTKQIRERLLMILNPKQIDPT